A portion of the Leptospira noumeaensis genome contains these proteins:
- a CDS encoding flagellar assembly protein FlaA has protein sequence MIALRNFGKLALFLFLYGMVPILAEAGVWREILLENFELSNYNQENLRTKLEKGTKLPEITLSTNFTAPIPGSKQALVLRIPKDANFPFSLYFPKPIEVNAFIKEITIPLYSSQSNGNLTLIIESQDAEVRQLNLTSLNYRGWKSITVSISKNFDQNDRVFLQKSSIRILGFFYLPYENNDPNQEVLIAIDDITAIVRDKYRPLRNKEILLED, from the coding sequence ATGATTGCACTGAGAAACTTCGGGAAACTCGCACTTTTTCTTTTTCTTTATGGAATGGTTCCGATTCTGGCTGAGGCCGGGGTTTGGAGAGAAATTCTTCTCGAAAACTTTGAATTATCCAATTACAATCAGGAAAACTTACGTACAAAATTAGAAAAAGGAACTAAACTTCCGGAAATCACTCTTTCCACCAATTTTACAGCCCCTATCCCTGGGTCCAAACAAGCTCTGGTTTTAAGAATTCCCAAAGATGCCAATTTCCCTTTTTCTTTATATTTCCCAAAACCAATTGAAGTAAATGCTTTCATCAAAGAAATCACCATTCCCCTATATTCTTCCCAATCCAACGGGAACCTAACACTGATCATAGAATCGCAAGACGCAGAAGTCAGACAATTAAACTTAACTTCCTTAAACTATCGCGGATGGAAATCCATCACCGTTTCCATATCCAAAAATTTTGATCAAAATGATCGAGTTTTTCTACAAAAGAGCTCCATTCGAATCCTTGGATTCTTTTATTTGCCATATGAAAATAATGATCCCAACCAAGAGGTTCTCATTGCCATTGATGACATAACTGCCATTGTGCGAGACAAATATAGACCCCTCCGAAACAAAGAAATCCTTCTCGAAGACTGA